The window AAGAACATTCCTTGAACAAAAAAGAAAATGGATACCGCAATTAAAACCAAAAGGAGCAATAGAGCCAGAAAACCATTCATTTTCCACGCTTGATTTTCAGTCATGCCTTAACCTCCCACAATATATTTTTTATATTAATATGATATCATTATTATATCGTTTGTCAAGATCAATGCCATTGAATGTTTTTCCTCCCCCCGGCACATGATAGAAAAAAAGAGGAAGGACTGAAAGGATTGAAACAATTTATTTTAAAAATGAAAGGTCCGGACGGGGCCACCAGGGAAACCATTCCCCTTTCTTTGGAATATTTACAGGAAATCATCAGACCCTTTCCGGTGGAAAGTACCTTTTGGCTGGAAGATTCCCAGGAACATAAAAAGGAGCCAAAAGAATAATTCCTTCCCCAATGGATAGTTAAAGGGAATCAAAACTACTTTAAAAAGAACACCAAAGAACAGACCGATTACACGAACAAACACCCGGTTAAAAATAGAACACGGATTTAACGAATTTCCATGGATTCACACGGATTTAATAATTTATATAAAATCCGCGCAAAATCCTTATGATCCGTTAAATCCGTGTTCTATCCTTTTAGTAGTTACCTTTTTCTCCTTTTACAGTCTTATAGGTAAATAGTCTATAAGAAGGAGCGGACAAAAATGAAAAAATTACTACTCCCTTTCATCCTGGTTTTGTTGCTGTCGCTACCCAGCCTTTGTTTTGCCGATACACAACCTTTTAAGGATGTTGACGGCCACTGGTCAGATAAAGAAATCCAATTGGCCTATAAAAATGGAATCATGCAAGGAGTTGCCGCGGATTTATTTAATCCCGAAGGAAAGCTAACTAGGGCGGAACTGGCAGTATGCCTTGACCGGATTTTTGATTTTAACTTCGATAACCTTCGTTTTATTAAAGCCCCTTCCCCTGCTGATTATTTTGACGATGTGGAAGAAAACCAATATTATAGTCAAAGCGTTATGGAACTTGGATTTTTTAATGTTTTTGATATTCCAGACCGGAAGTTTAAACCTGATGAAGAAGTTGCCCGAATTGAAGTGGCTCAGACCATTGCCAAGTGTTTCGAAGTGAAAAACCTGAATGTAGTAACCATACAAATGTGGCCCCAATTTAATGATATTGAGACAACCCCCGATTTAGCCTTTATTCATAACACCGGAATCATGAAAGGCCGCGGAGAAGGCGGTTTTGCCCCCAAGGCCAAAATTACCCGGGCTGAATTTGCCGCAGTTCTGAATAGAACCATGAGCACCATAAAACTTGCTCTGCCAAATGAAAATGAAGTATCGGAACCAACGGTGCAAATAGACATTCGCGGAGAAGTCAAGAGTGTTGTTAAAGATGGAGATAAAATTTCCTCCATCTATGTGGAGGGCGTTCTAACGGAGGATACCCGTTATGATAAAGCGACCATTCGGATTACGGATGATACGGCCATTGCCACCTGTGTCAAGGGTGCCGATTTACCGGTCCAGGATATTCATCAAGGTTCTATAGTCGAAGTGACATTCACCGGTCCGGTAGCGGAGTCCTATCCTGTTCAGGCCACGGCTAAGTTACTAAGAATTATTGAATAGAATAATAAATATGTTAAAAAGTCAACTAAACACGAACCGGGATTAGCCAATACCATCCTCGGTTTCGTGTTTATTCATTTCCAGTATTTTTTTCTCCTCTGCTTACTCTGGGCCCTTAAAGTCCTTACCGATAATATAATTCCAGTGATTGTAAGTATAATCATCCCGATGGCCACTACGTCAAGTAGTATCGAAACATCTGTATTGCCTATTCTACCTGCATGGAGATTTT is drawn from Desulforamulus ruminis DSM 2154 and contains these coding sequences:
- a CDS encoding S-layer homology domain-containing protein, producing the protein MKKLLLPFILVLLLSLPSLCFADTQPFKDVDGHWSDKEIQLAYKNGIMQGVAADLFNPEGKLTRAELAVCLDRIFDFNFDNLRFIKAPSPADYFDDVEENQYYSQSVMELGFFNVFDIPDRKFKPDEEVARIEVAQTIAKCFEVKNLNVVTIQMWPQFNDIETTPDLAFIHNTGIMKGRGEGGFAPKAKITRAEFAAVLNRTMSTIKLALPNENEVSEPTVQIDIRGEVKSVVKDGDKISSIYVEGVLTEDTRYDKATIRITDDTAIATCVKGADLPVQDIHQGSIVEVTFTGPVAESYPVQATAKLLRIIE